A window of Cydia pomonella isolate Wapato2018A chromosome 22, ilCydPomo1, whole genome shotgun sequence contains these coding sequences:
- the LOC133530139 gene encoding alanine--glyoxylate aminotransferase-like, translated as MASYRLEVSAPIIRDREFSKPLMCGPGPNDLYPAVAAAFAAPVISPACEQYYKVIQDIRAGIQYAFQTRSKLVLAVSGSGHAGMETVICNLIAPGELLLVPSRGFWDERAMDIARRQGIRVETIKTSEPFTTFSLEELESALERHHPAGLFITHGDSSTGTLQTLKGLGDLCHKYDTLLLVDTVASLGAEPFLMDEWGVDGAYASCQKALSGPAGVAPVAFSARAEAKIFSRNHNLPFYFDVKLLARQWKCYDDTFFYHHTLSSPLLWALRACLSQLAHESLPRAWARHFTVTARFHARLRAHGFHFLVRRPKDRTNAVTTVILPGIECNTFVAEMRSKHNIMITPGLGPSAGAAVRVGLMGANASAAVADRVADAMADVAGFRIT; from the exons ATGGCCTCCTATAGACTTGAGGTCTCCGCCCCAATAATAAGAGACCGAGAGTTTTCGAAACCCCTTATGTGCGGGCCGGGGCCGAATGACTTATATCCAGCTGTAGCCGCAGCATTTGCCGCACCTGTCATATCTCCTGCTTGTGAGCAATATTATAAG GTAATCCAAGACATTCGCGCTGGCATCCAGTACGCGTTTCAGACGCGTAGCAAGCTGGTGCTAGCCGTCAGTGGGTCCGGGCACGCCGGCATGGAGACCGTCATCTGCAACCTGATCGCACCGGGGGAGCTGCTGCTCGTGCCCAGCCGTGGATTCTGGGACGAGAGAGCTATGGACATAGCCAGGAGACAAG GTATTAGAGTAGAGACAATCAAAACCTCAGAACCTTTCACGACGTTCTCTCTTGAAGAGCTGGAGTCTGCTCTGGAACGGCACCACCCTGCTGGCCTGTTCATCACCCACGGCGATTCCTCCACGGGTACCCTGCAGACCTTGAAGGGACTTGGAGACCTTTGCCATAA ATACGACACGTTATTGCTAGTGGACACAGTAGCATCTCTAGGCGCAGAGCCATTCCTGATGGACGAGTGGGGTGTCGACGGTGCGTATGCGTCGTGCCAGAAGGCGCTGAGCGGGCCGGCCGGCGTAGCGCCCGTAGCGTTCAGCGCCCGCGCAGA ggCGAAAATATTCAGCAGGAACCACAACCTGCCGTTCTACTTCGACGTAAAGCTTTTAGCGCGGCAGTGGAAATGTTATGACGATACTTTCTT CTACCACCACACGCTGAGCAGCCCCCTGCTCTGGGCCCTCCGCGCCTGCCTCTCGCAGCTTGCGCACGAGTCGCTCCCCCGCGCATGGGCGCGCCACTTCACCGTCACCGCGCGCTTCCACGCGCGCCTGCGCGCGCACGGCTTCCACTTCCTCGTGCGAAGACCAAAGGACCGCACAAATGCTGTCACTACTGTGATATTACCGGGGATTGAGTGCAATACGTTTGTAGCTGAAATGAGGAGCAA GCACAACATCATGATAACCCCCGGGCTGGGCCCgtcggcgggcgcggcggtgCGCGTGGGGCTGATGGGCGCCAACGCGAGCGCCGCCGTGGCCGACCGGGTCGCCGACGCCATGGCTGATGTAGCCGGGTTCAGGATTACGTAG